The following are from one region of the Oncorhynchus masou masou isolate Uvic2021 chromosome 24, UVic_Omas_1.1, whole genome shotgun sequence genome:
- the LOC135512976 gene encoding ubiquitin carboxyl-terminal hydrolase 24-like isoform X3: METEEEQHMTTLLCMGFPDPVAIRKALRLAKNDINEAVALLTNESPGLGYGYEPMESGPAPGPCGDGETTGRTGTGGFDPPPAYHDVVESERNNDENGNCSGGSMEFPTTNLYELESRVFTDHWSIPYKREESLGKCLVAATCLAKHGLADADENCKRFMDRCMHEAFKKLLTSSAVHKWGTEIHEGIYNMLMLLVELVAERVKQEPIPVGLMGVLAMAFNPDNEYHFKNRMKACQRNWSEVFGEEAMFAVSPSNNYQKEPHGWLVDLVNLFGEMGGFTAIQAKLNTEEIEIGCVSALVQPLAVCAEYLNSSLVQPMLDPVIHKMITYVQNLEEKDLKDKRLVSIPELLSAIKLLCMRFQTALVTVVDDLRLDTLLRMLKTPHFSTKMNSLKEVTKLIEESTVSKTVKNAIDTDRLLDWLVENSVLSIALEGNIDQAQYCDRIKGIIELLGSKLSLDELSKIWMIQAGQSSTVIENIHTIMAAAAVKFNFEQLSHLFVLIQKSWEVESDRVRQKLLSLIGRIGREARSEATTGKVLEVLWELAHLPTLPTSLVQQASEEHLAILTDAYAVKETVKRCYIIKCIEDIKKSSQQGSPQAVWVVPALRQLHEITRSFIKQTYQKQDKQSIIQDLKKNFEIVKLITGSLVVCHRLAVSAAGNNGLTGHTLVDGRYTYQEYLDGHLRFLAFFLQEASLYLVWNRAKELWDCLVSGPEVCELDREMCFEWFTKGQHDLESDVQQQLFKEKILKLEPYEITMNGFNLFKTFFENVNLCDHRLKRQGTQLCVERLDLAGMDFIWRIAMETPDEEIANEAIQLIITYSYTNLNPKMKKDSVSLHKKFIADCYKRLEAASSALGGPTLTHAVTRATKMLTATTMPTVATSVQSPSRSTKLVIIERLLLLAERYVITIEDLYSVPRTILPHGASFNGHPVSLHVTYESTKDTFTLEAHSNETIGSIRWKIAEHLNCPVDNVQIFANDSVLTMNRDQKLLSQLGFSDEQSLTVKSSGTGTPSGGSSESSVSASSSSSAVFNSAYAMEQEKSLPGVVMALVCNVFEMLYQLANLDEPRVTLRVRKLLLLIPTDPEVQDALDNFVPKESSVWSHQKTLFTLGQGSGSRSPSLGSKQQHQPSAASILESLFRSSAPGMSTFRVLYNLEVLSSKLMPTSDDEMAKTSVKSFCENFLKAGGLSLVVNVMQRDSIPSEVDYETRQGVYSICLQLARFLLVGQSMPSLLDDDVIREGDTLSSRPFRNAGRPGRQLSLCGTPEKSSYRQMSLSERSSIRVEEIIPAARVAIQTMEVGDFTSTVACFMRLTWAAAAGRLDLVGSPQPIRPEHSSLLPLVVRSRVSSTGSNCSSSSEGEAPPTALHAGICVKQQSVSIKDCIIAREALSLLVTCLQLRTQQLGSFYNLPCVSDFIIDILLGSASGEIRRVACDQLYTLSQSDTSAFPEIIKPNVFLLRVVLTSQLPLWSPTSVMRGVNQRLLSQCTEYFELRCQLLDDLTSSEMEVLSVSAAAMLEDEISWLDNFEPSWSSEMETSEADNILQAGHLRLIKTLLSLCGTEKEHLGPSLIQQLLDDFLFRASRIILNTSDPASSSPPSHDFHPKCSTASSRLAAYEVLVMLADSSVANLQLITRELLSMHHQSDSSLSKEFDFLPPVDSRSVSGFVGLKNGGATCYMNAVFQQLYMQPGLAEAFLSIEDDTEQPDESVFCQVQSLFGHLMESKLQYYVPENFWKIFKMWNKELYVREQQDAYEFFTSLVDQLDEHLKKIGREQIFKNTFQGIFSDQKICKDCPHRYEREETFMALNLGVTSCQSLEISLDQFVRGEVLEGTNAYYCEKCKEKRTTVKRTCIKSLPSVLCIHLMRFGFDWESGRSIKYDEQIRFPWVLNMEPYTVSGMARQDGGAEGGDGRGEAGGSPRKKVTISENYELVGVVVHSGQAHAGHYYSFIKDRRSARGRWYKFNDNVVEEFDMNDETLEYECFGGEYRPKVYDQSNPYPDVRRRYWNAYMLFYQRISDQNSPVLPKKSRVSAMRQEAEDLTLSAPSSPDVSPQSSPRPPRANNDRLSVLTRLVRKGEKKGLFVEKMPARIYQMVRDENLKFMKNRDVYNSDYFNFTLSLASVNATKLKHPAYQAMARESLQLAVHFLFHTYLHTKKKLRVDTEEWMATVEVLLSKSSEACHWMAQYLVGPEGREITKVCLLECGVREVRVVVAAILEKTLESALHFADSGLDSLTDALLSLLDKDVPENVKHCNQYFSLFSNFAQRGSGPCQLLLKHSAYRRMLIFLLGPNRQNNQNRRWSPAQAREFLHLHSTLALMTLHSDLNTQHTHDQGVCKLNVSSVPASSILLQLDADIMASLFTHEGQPYLLEVMFAVRELSGPLTVLIEMVTYCSFCNEPFSLGVLQLLKTQLETAPPHELKNVFQLLQELLVVEDPLQTQRLKYAFESEKGLLALMHQSNNVDSSRCYQCVKFLVTLAQKCVPAKDYFKDLSGHWSWAVQWLQKKMSEHYWTPQSNVSNETSTAKTFQRTISAQDTLAYATALLNEKEPSGSSNGSDGSPANENADRSLRQGSESPMMLGDSKSDLEDVDP; this comes from the exons ATGGAGACAGAAGAGGAGCAACACATGACGACCCTCCTCTGCATGGGTTTCCCAGATCCTGTGGCTATACGCAAGGCGCTACGCCTGGCGAAAAACGACATCAACGAGGCTGTGGCGCTCCTGACCAACGAAAGCCCCGGGCTTGGGTATGGATATGAGCCGATGGAGAGTGGCCCTGCCCCGGGCCCATGCGGAGACGGGGAGACCACCGGGCGGACTGGGACTGGAGGGTTCGACCCACCCCCCGCTTACCACGATGTGGTGGAGAGCGAG AGGAATAATGATGAGAATGGGAACTGTTCTGGGGGCAGTATGGAGTTCCCCACCACTAACCTGTATGAACTGGAGAGCAGAGTGTTCACTGACCACTGGTCCATCCCCTACAAGAGAGAGGAGTCACTGGGCAAATGTCTGGTCGCAGCCACCTGCTTAGCCAAACACG GTCTGGCAGATGCAGATGAGAACTGTAAGCGGTTTATGGACCGGTGTATGCACGAGGCCTTTAAGAAG CTCCTGACCAGTAGTGCTGTCCATAAGTGGGGGACAGAGATCCATGAGGGGATCTATAACATGTTGATGTTACTGGTGGAACTGGTGGCTGAGAGGGTCAAACAGGAACCCATACCCGTTGGGCTAATGGGAGTACTGGCTATG GCCTTTAACCCAGACAACGAGTACCACTTTAAGAACCGTATGAAGGCGTGTCAGAGGAACTGGAGCGAGGTGTTTGGAGAGGAAGCCATGTTCGCTGTTTCGCCTAGCAACAACTACCAGAAG GAGCCTCATGGCTGGCTGGTAGACTTGGTCAATCTG tttggagagatgggagggttcACTGCTATCCAGGCTAAACTCAATACAGAGGAGATAGAGATTGgg tgtgtgtctgCTCTGGTCCAGCCTCTAGCTGTGTGTGCAGAATACCTCAACTCCAGCCTTGTGCAG CCCATGTTGGATCCTGTTATCCATAAGATGATCACCTACGTTCAGAACCTTGAGGAGAAAGATCTCAAAGACAAG AGGCTGGTGAGCATCCCAGAGCTGCTGTCGGCCATCAAGCTGCTGTGTATGAGGTTCCAGACTGCCCTGGTAACTGTTGTGGATGACCTACGCCTGGACACTCTGCTACGCATGTTGAAGACTCCTCACTTTTCCACCAAAATGAACTCCCTCAaagag gTGACTAAGCTGATCGAGGAGAGTACTGTGTCTAAGACGGTGAAGAATGCCATTGACACAGACAGACTGCTGGACTGGCTGGTGGAAAACTCTGTCCTCTCAATAGCACTGGAGG GTAACATAGACCAGGCCCAGTATTGTGATCGAATAAAAGGCATCATTGAGTTGCTGGGCAGTAAACTGTCTCTGGACGAGCTCTCCAAGATCTGGATGATACAGGCAGGACAGTCGTCCACGGTGATTGAGAACATCCACACCATCATGGCTGCAGCTGCTGTCAAGTTCAACTTCGAGCAGCTCAGCCACCTGTTTGTCCTTATACAGAAG agctGGGAGGTAGAGAGTGACCGTGTGAGGCAGAAGCTGCTCAGTCTGATTGGGAGGATCGGTAGAGAGGCCCGCTCTGAGGCCACCACAGGGAAGGTGCTGGAGGTGCTGTGGGAGTTAGCCCACCTGCCAACCCTGCCCACCTCCCTGGTACAGCAGGCGTCTGAGGAACACCTGGCCATCCTCACTGACGCGTACGCTGTGAAGGAGACTGTCAAACGCTGCTACATCATCAAATGTATAGAGGACATCAAGAAG TCTTCTCAACAGGGCAGTCCCCAGGCGGTCTGGGTGGTTCCAGCTCTGCGGCAGCTCCATGAGATCACACGCTCCTTCATCAAACAGACCTACCAGAAACAGGACaag CAGAGCATCATCCAGGACTTGAAGAAGAACTTTGAGATCGTCAAACTGATTACAGGATCTCTGGTGGTCTGCCATCGACTAGCGGTGTCTGCAGCTGGAAACAACGGACTCACCGGACACACACTAGTGGACGGACGATACACCTACCAGGAG taTCTAGATGGCCACCTGAGGTTCCTGGCCTTCTTCCTCCAGGAGGCCAGCCTCTACCTGGTCTGGAACAGAGCCAAAGAACTATGGGACTGCCTGGTCTCTGGACCCGAAGTCTGCGAGCTGgacagagag atgtgttttGAGTGGTTCACTAAGGGCCAGCATGATCTGGAGAGTGATGTTCAGCAGCAGCTCTTCAAAGAGAAGATCCTCAAACTGGAGCCCTATGAGATTACTATGAATG GCTTTAATCTGTTTAAGACCTTCTTTGAGAATGTCAACTTGTGTGACCATCGCTTGAAACGCCAGGGGACTCAACTG tgtgtggagCGCCTAGACCTGGCTGGGATGGACTTTATCTGGCGTATCGCCATGGAAACGCCTGATGAGGAGATCGCTAACGAGGCCATACAGCTAATCATCACATACAGCTACACCAACCTCAACCCCAAAAtgaagaag GATTCTGTGTCTTTACACAAGAAGTTCATTGCTGATTGTTACAAACGACTGGAG gcAGCCAGTTCAGCTCTAGGAGGGCCCACGTTGACTCATGCTGTTACCAGGGCAACCAAGATGCTGACCGCCACCACCATGCCGACTGTAGCCACGTCTGTCCAATCACCTTCCAGGTCCACCAAGCTGGTGATCATTGAGAGGCTGCTGCTATTGGCTGAGCGTTATGTCATCACTATCGAG GACCTGTATTCTGTGCCTCGTACCATTCTACCTCACGGAGCGTCGTTCAATGGCCACCCTGTCTCTCTACATGTCACCTATGAGTCCACCAAAGACACCTTCACCTTGGAGGCCCACAGTAACGAGACTATAGGCAGCATCCGCTGGAAGATTGCCGAGCATCTCAACTGTCCAGTCGACAACGTTCAGATCTTTGCCAACGACAGCGTG ttgaCTATGAACCGGGACCAGAAGCTGCTGTCCCAGCTGGGGTTCAGTGATGAGCAGTCTCTGACAGTGAAGAGCTCTGGCACAGGGACACCCTCTGGTGGCAGCTCAGAGTCCTCCGTCTCCGCTTCCTCCTCCAGCTCCGCTGTCTTCAACTCAGCTTATGCTATGGAACAG GAGAAGTCCCTTCCAGGTGTTGTCATGGCATTGGTGTGTAATGTGTTTGAGATGCTCTACCAGCTGGCCAACCTGGACGAACCACG gGTAACTCTGCGTGTACGTAAGCTGCTGCTGCTGATCCCAACAGACCCAGAGGTTCAGGACGCTCTAGATAACTTTGTTCCCAAAGAGTCCAGTGTCTGGAGTCACCAG aaGACATTGTTCACCctgggtcaggggtcaggctCTCGGTCTCCGTCTCTGGGTTCTAAGCAACAGCACCAGCCCAGTGCTGCCTCCATCTTGGAATCACTCTTCAGATCCTCTGCTCCTGGGATGTCCACCTTCAGAGTCCTCTACAACCTGGag gTGTTGAGTTCTAAGTTGATGCCGACCTCCGATGATGAGATGGCAAAGACCAGTGTCAAGTCTTTCTGTGAGAACTTTCTGAAAGCTGGAGGTCTCAGTTTGGTGGTGAACGTGATGCAGCGGGACTCTATTCCCTCTGAGGTGGACTATGAGACCAGACAGGGAGTCTACTCCATCTGTCTACAACTGgccag GTTCTTATTGGTTGGCCAAAGTATGCCGTCGTTGCTGGATGATGATGTCATCCGAGAGGGTGACACACTATCTAGTCGGCCATTCCGTAACGCAGGGCGACCAGGGAGACAGCTGTCGCTGTGTGGAACGCCTGAGAAGAGCTCCTATAGACAGATGTCTCTGTCTGAACGCTCCTCCATCAGAGTAGAGGAGATCATCCCTGCTGCACGCGTAGctatacag ACGATGGAGGTGGGGGACTTCACCTCGACGGTGGCGTGTTTCATGCGTCTAACCTGGGCGGCAGCCGCCGGCCGATTGGATCTCGTCGGCAGTCCTCAGCCAATCAGACCTGAACACAGCTCACTCCTCCCCCTCGTGGTCCGCAGCCGTGTCAGCAGcactg GAAGTAACTGCAGCTCCAGCAGTGAGGGCGAGGCGCCGCCCACAGCGTTGCATGCTGGGATATGTGTGAAGCAGCAGAGTGTTTCTATTAAAGACTGCATCATTGCTAGAGAGGCCTTGTCTCTACTGGTCACCTGCCTACAGCTACGGACACAGCAGCTAG GGTCATTCTACAACCTCCCCTGTGTCAGCGACTTCATTATCGACATCCTGCTGGGATCAGCCAGTGGAGAG ATCCGGCGCGTGGCGTGTGACCAGCTGTACACTCTGAGCCAATCAGACACGTCTGCGTTCCCTGAGATCATCAAGCCCAACGTGTTCCTGCTGCGAGTCGTCCTCACCTCCCAGCTGCCCCTCTGGAGCCCCACGTCTGTCATGAGGGGAGTCAaccagag GTTGCTGTCTCAGTGTACTGAATACTTTGAACTGCGATGTCAACTACTGGATGACCTGACCA GTTCAGAGATGGAGGTGTTGTCAGTGAGTGCGGCAGCCATGTTGGAAGATGAGATCAGCTGGTTGGATAACTTTGAGCCCAGCTGGAGCTCTGAGATGGAGACTAGCGAAGCTGACAACATCCTGCAGGCTGGACACCTCCGCCTCATCAAAACACTACTGTCACTCTGTGGCACCGAGAAGGAACACCTGG GTCCTTCTCTGATCCAGCAGCTGTTGGATGACTTCCTGTTTCGAGCATCCCGCATCATCCTGAACACGTCTGACCCCGCCTCTAGCTCCCCCCCCAGCCACGACTTCCACCCCAAGTGCAGCACGGCCAGCAGCAGATTGGCAGCCTACGAGGTGCTGGTGATGCTAGCAGACAGCTCTGTGGCCAACCTACAGCTTATCACCAGAGAACTGCTGTCCATGCACCACCAGTCAGACTCCTCGCTCAGCAAGGAGTTTGAC TTCCTCCCGCCGGTGGACAGTCGCTCTGTGTCGGGGTTCGTAGGGTTAAAGAACGGTGGAGCCACCTGCTATATGAATGCTGTGTTCCAGCAGCTGTACATGCAGCCTGGCCTGGCTGAGGCCTTTCTGTCTATAGAGGACGACACGGAGCAGCCAGACGAGAGTGTTTTCTGTCAGGTCCAGTCTCTGTTCGGACACCTGATGGAGAGCAAGCTGCAGTACTACGTCCCTGAGAACTTCTGGAAG ATCTTTAAGATGTGGAATAAGGAGCTGTATGTACGGGAGCAGCAGGATGCCTATGAGTTCTTCACTTCACTGGTGGACCAGTTGGACGAGCACCTCAAG AAAATCGGCCGTGAGCAGATCTTCAAGAATACTTTCCAGGGAATCTTCTCTGATCAGAAGATCTGCAAAGACTGCCCTCACCg GTATGAGCGAGAGGAGACGTTTATGGCACTGAACCTGGGTGTGACTTCCTGTCAGAGTCTGGAGATCTCATTGGACCAGTTTGTCAGGGGGGAGGTGCTAGAAGGAACCAACGCCTACTACTGCGAAAAGTGCAAGGAGAAG CGTACCACAGTGAAGCGCACCTGCATAAAGTCCCTGCCCAGTGTTCTCTGTATCCATCTGATGCGCTTCGGCTTCGACTGGGAGAGCGGACGCTCCATCAAATACGACGAGCAGATCAGGTTTCCCTGGGTGCTGAACATGGAGCCCTACACAGTGTCTGGCATGGCTCGTCAGGATGGGGGAGCGGAGGGGGGAGATGGCCGGGGCGAGGCAGGGGGCTCACCCAGGAAGAAGGTGACCATCTCAGAGAACTACGAACTGGTGGGAGTTGTAGTCCACAGTGGACAGGCACACGCTGGACACTACTACTCCTTCATCAAGGACAGACg CAGTGCTAGGGGAAGGTGGTATAAGTTTAATGACAACGTGGTCGAGGAGTTTGATATGAATGACGAGACTCTGGAGTACGAGTGCTTTGGAGGAGAGTACCGGCCTAAAGTCTACGACCAGT ctaacCCCTACCCTGACGTGCGGCGGCGGTATTGGAACGCCTACATGTTGTTCTACCAGAGGATCAGTGACCAGAACTCTCCTGTTCTCCCTAAGAAGAGCAGAGTCAGTGCCATGAGGCAAGAGGCAGAAGACCTCACACT TTCGGCACCCTCTAGCCCAGATGTCAGTCCCCAGTCGTCCCCTCGGCCCCCCAGGGCCAACAATGACCGTCTCTCTGTCCTGACCCGCCTCGTACggaagggagagaagaaaggaCTGTTTGTGGAGAAGATGCCTGCTAGGATCTACCAG atggtgagAGATGAGAACCTGAAGTTTATGAAGAACAGAGATGTGTACAACAGCGACTACTTCAACTTCACTCTGTCTCTGGCCTCCGTCAACGCG ACAAAGCTGAAGCACCCAGCCTACCAGGCCATGGCCAGAGAGAGTCTCCAGTTGGCGGTCCACTTCCTGTTCCACACCTACCTCCACACCAAGAAGAAGCTGCGGGTGGACACAGAGGAGTGGATGGCTACGGTGGAGGTGCTGCTGTCTAAAAGCAGTGAAGCCTGTCACTGGATGGCTCAGTACCTGGTGGGACCTGAGGGACGAGAGATCACCAA ggTGTGTCTGTTGGAGTGTGGGGTGAGGGAGGTGAGGGTCGTAGTGGCAGCCATCTTGGAGAAAACCTTAGAGAGTGCTCTCCACTTCGCTGACTCTGGATTGGACAGCCTGACCGATGCGCTCCTCTCCCTATTGGACAAAGACGTTCCTGAGAACGTCAAACACTGCAACCAATACTTCAGCCTCTTCAGCAACTTTGCTCAGAGG GGCTCTGGTCCGTGCCAGTTGTTGTTGAAACACTCAGCGTATCGCAGGATGCTCATCTTCCTCCTCGGACCCAACAGACAGAacaaccag AATCGGAGGTGGAGTCCAGCCCAGGCCAGAGAGTTCCTGCACCTGCACTCCACTCTGGCCCTGATGACTCTCCACTCAGACCtcaacacacagcacacacatg atcAAGGTGTCTGTAAGCTGAATGTGAGCAGTGTCCCtgcctcctccatcctcctccagcTCGACGCTGACATCATGGCCTCGCTCTTCACCCACGAGGGACAGCCTTACCTGCTGGAG GTGATGTTTGCTGTGCGGGAGTTGTCCGGCCCTCTGACTGTGCTGATAGAGATGGTGACGTACTGCTCCTTCTGTAATGAACCCTTCTCCCTGGGAGTACTACAGCTGCTCAAG ACTCAGTTGGAGACCGCTCCGCCCCATGAGCTGAAGAACGTGTTCCAACTACTGCAGGAGCTGCTG gtgGTGGAGGATCCTCTTCAGACTCAGAGACTGAAGTACGCCTTCGAGTCAGAGAAAGGTCTGCTAG CATTGATGCACCAGAGTAACAATGTGGACAGCAGCCGCTGCTATCAGTGTGTCAAGTTCCTGGTTACCCTGGCACAGAA gtgtgtTCCTGCTAAGGACTATTTTAAAGATCTGTCTGGTCACTGGAGCTGGGCAGTGCAATGGCTGCAGAAAAAG ATGTCGGAACACTACTGGACTCCTCAGAGCAACGTGTCCAATGAGACGTCCACAGCCAAAACATTCCAGCGCACCATCTCAGCCCAGGACACGCTGGCCTACGCCACAGCACTGCTCAACGAGAAGGAGCCATCTGGCAGCAGCAACGGCTCTGACGGTAGTCCAGCCAACGAGAACGCCGACCGCAGCCTCCGACAG gGTTCTGAGTCTCCCATGATGCTTGGTGATTCAAAGAGTGATCTGGAGGATGTTGACCCTTAG